In uncultured Methanobacterium sp., a genomic segment contains:
- a CDS encoding transcriptional regulator encodes MSNMPLHRDHIIIEINELLSKHGFDTSNIYDRSCFDLVARRELLLLLMKVLVNVDGFSAAHAQEIKRVARTFFASPLLVGLKSKNEVLEEDVVYERHGIPVIAPSTLRNIVVEEIYPEIFADRGGYYVQIDGQVIKQMREQQNLSLKDLADKAHVSRETIYKYETGRVRAQPDTAFLLESILDMRITLSVNLFSVPSDEDAAESKKGEPRELVDLGFGVINTNRTPFDALAQAEATSKKAEPLLTDLEKNRNHKVLNKMATNLKDLSDVIGTDAVFILENKKDTECIDGVPVVHSWEIGEMKNPAEFLKMLAERRECN; translated from the coding sequence ATGTCGAACATGCCCTTACATAGAGATCATATAATTATTGAGATCAACGAGCTTTTATCCAAACATGGTTTTGACACTTCTAATATATATGATAGAAGTTGTTTTGATCTGGTGGCTCGAAGAGAACTACTTTTGCTTTTAATGAAAGTACTGGTTAACGTGGACGGGTTCAGCGCAGCCCATGCCCAGGAAATTAAACGAGTAGCCCGCACTTTCTTTGCTTCACCCCTCCTGGTAGGCCTTAAATCCAAGAATGAGGTTTTGGAAGAGGATGTGGTTTACGAACGCCATGGAATACCAGTGATAGCACCATCAACCCTGCGAAATATAGTGGTGGAAGAAATTTATCCAGAAATATTCGCTGATCGAGGGGGATATTACGTTCAGATAGATGGTCAGGTTATTAAACAGATGAGGGAGCAACAAAATCTTTCACTGAAAGATCTGGCTGATAAAGCCCATGTATCCAGGGAAACCATCTATAAATATGAGACTGGTAGGGTACGGGCACAACCGGATACAGCATTTTTACTGGAGAGTATCCTTGACATGAGAATCACTCTTTCAGTTAACTTATTTTCAGTTCCAAGTGATGAAGATGCTGCAGAGTCTAAAAAAGGCGAACCCCGTGAACTGGTTGATCTGGGTTTTGGAGTTATAAACACCAACCGAACACCCTTTGATGCCCTTGCCCAGGCTGAAGCCACTTCCAAAAAGGCAGAACCATTACTGACTGATCTTGAAAAGAATAGAAATCATAAAGTGTTAAACAAGATGGCCACCAACTTAAAGGATCTTTCTGATGTAATTGGCACTGATGCAGTCTTCATACTGGAGAATAAGAAGGATACAGAATGTATTGATGGGGTGCCGGTAGTTCACAGCTGGGAAATTGGTGAGATGAAAAACCCTGCCGAGTTTCTGAAGATGCTGGCCGAAAGACGGGAATGTAACTGA
- a CDS encoding heavy metal-binding domain-containing protein: MVSVDEYVIVSSNYIPGYEITETKGFVYGLTVRSRGVGGQIGAGIRSMFGGEIKEYVSMMEETRDEAMMRAIDHAKAMGANAIISARYDSNDISDVMQEILVFGTAVVAHKVE; encoded by the coding sequence ATGGTTTCAGTGGATGAATATGTTATTGTGAGCTCGAACTACATACCTGGATATGAAATTACGGAAACTAAGGGTTTTGTATATGGTCTTACTGTCCGTAGTAGGGGTGTTGGTGGACAGATAGGTGCAGGAATACGTTCCATGTTCGGAGGGGAAATCAAGGAATATGTGAGCATGATGGAAGAAACCAGGGACGAAGCCATGATGAGAGCCATAGACCATGCTAAAGCCATGGGCGCCAATGCCATAATCAGTGCTCGATATGATTCCAACGATATTTCAGATGTTATGCAGGAGATCCTGGTTTTTGGAACTGCAGTTGTGGCCCACAAAGTTGAATAA
- a CDS encoding MmgE/PrpD family protein, with protein MITQDLAEFIAKTSYSNLPEAVVNQTKLCFLDFLGVSLRGSRSKSARIVRNILSNRGDSQDIGESSTVIIGNTATPLDAALANGVSAHCLDLDDGHRLAQLHPGACVIPAALALAESYHKTGKEFITAMVVGYQVAIKVGMILNPGHRQKGFHSTGTCGTLGAAGAAAKMMGLDDEGILNALGLAGTQAAGLLESDHAGSMAKHLHAGKAAQSGVLSALLAKDGFTGAPNILEGKEGLFKAMGKQKEEKNSLKKYGTGNCLHDEFEILRVYFKKYPVCRHLHSSLDAAISIIKNKNLKITDIHDITVETYEIAACHNNYYPHSVEGIRQSLPLSLALTIIKGDLNLEDIQRKNLTNEIIGTDEITEPDEITEPDEKNRTNEITEITSKIRIKCDEDLNKLYPEKRPSKVTITTREHVYTERIDLAKGEPENPFTLDEMLNKFINLNPHVDVNVLKVLDELEDANIKELMNSLNPALKYPYSCIK; from the coding sequence ATGATTACTCAAGATCTCGCAGAATTCATTGCAAAAACTAGCTACTCTAATCTCCCAGAAGCTGTGGTCAACCAGACCAAGCTCTGCTTCCTTGATTTTTTAGGAGTTTCACTCAGGGGGTCACGTAGTAAAAGTGCGAGGATTGTAAGGAATATCCTCAGTAATAGAGGAGATTCCCAAGATATAGGTGAGAGTTCCACTGTTATCATAGGAAATACTGCCACTCCTTTGGATGCGGCGTTAGCCAATGGAGTTTCGGCCCATTGCCTTGATCTGGATGATGGTCATCGTCTGGCCCAGCTTCATCCAGGAGCATGCGTAATTCCTGCAGCATTAGCTCTAGCAGAATCATACCATAAAACAGGGAAGGAATTCATTACTGCCATGGTAGTGGGATACCAGGTAGCAATAAAAGTGGGAATGATTCTTAATCCAGGTCACCGCCAGAAAGGTTTCCACAGTACCGGTACCTGTGGCACTCTTGGTGCAGCAGGTGCAGCAGCAAAAATGATGGGACTGGATGATGAAGGTATTTTGAATGCATTGGGATTGGCCGGGACCCAGGCTGCGGGGTTACTGGAATCTGATCATGCTGGTAGCATGGCAAAACACCTCCACGCAGGAAAAGCTGCTCAATCTGGAGTTTTATCTGCATTACTGGCAAAGGATGGTTTTACCGGTGCCCCAAATATTCTTGAAGGGAAAGAAGGACTTTTCAAGGCAATGGGCAAGCAAAAAGAGGAAAAAAATTCTCTTAAAAAATACGGGACCGGAAACTGCTTGCATGATGAATTTGAAATTCTCAGGGTTTATTTCAAAAAATACCCTGTTTGCAGACATTTACACTCATCACTGGATGCTGCCATTAGTATAATTAAAAATAAAAATCTTAAAATCACTGATATTCATGATATAACAGTTGAAACCTATGAAATTGCAGCTTGCCACAATAATTACTATCCCCACAGTGTGGAAGGAATCCGGCAGAGCTTGCCATTAAGTCTGGCCCTGACTATTATAAAGGGAGATTTGAACCTTGAAGATATTCAACGCAAAAATCTCACTAATGAAATTATCGGAACTGATGAAATTACAGAACCTGATGAAATTACAGAACCTGATGAAAAGAATAGAACAAATGAAATTACTGAAATCACCAGCAAAATAAGAATTAAATGTGATGAAGATTTGAATAAGCTTTACCCTGAAAAAAGACCATCAAAAGTAACCATAACCACCAGGGAACATGTTTACACTGAAAGAATTGATTTGGCTAAAGGAGAACCTGAAAATCCATTTACCCTGGATGAAATGTTAAATAAATTCATTAACCTTAATCCCCATGTAGATGTTAATGTTTTAAAGGTTTTAGATGAGCTGGAAGATGCAAATATAAAAGAATTGATGAATTCCCTTAATCCTGCGTTAAAATACCCTTATTCCTGCATTAAATAA
- a CDS encoding FtsX-like permease family protein: MNLYQLGFNNIRRRKFRSALTMLGIIIGVATILTLLGTTAGLASAVNDQTNKYMYDVIIAPSSSSGSYLMDSQTVSKVENQSNLYGFQELSVFSEEINGSTVTVGGVNDWSQVKIKNGTQGVVINHAVADKLHLGIGDKIKIKNKELTITGISNEEQVDEDVLGIYINQTLAKQMADNKLSAIYARTNGDPKTVAESTEKQVSGVSVKTKSEKVAEVQEWASKAQLFMGVIAGIALVVGIISVVNTMMMSVMERTKELGVLKAVGFTNWELKGSILFESGLLGFLGSVAGVILGIIGVILIAKMLNFTEYIPAMIPLWLIGSVIVGSTILSILAGLYPARRASKLNVVEALRDE; encoded by the coding sequence ATGAATCTTTACCAATTGGGGTTTAACAACATCCGCAGAAGGAAATTTAGAAGTGCATTAACCATGCTCGGGATAATAATAGGAGTTGCCACTATTCTGACATTATTAGGAACAACCGCAGGATTAGCTTCGGCAGTTAACGATCAAACAAATAAATATATGTACGATGTCATAATTGCACCCTCATCAAGTAGTGGATCTTATTTAATGGATTCGCAAACGGTTTCAAAGGTAGAAAATCAGTCCAATCTTTACGGATTCCAGGAATTATCTGTTTTTTCAGAGGAAATAAATGGAAGCACAGTAACTGTGGGCGGGGTAAATGATTGGAGCCAGGTTAAAATAAAAAATGGAACACAGGGTGTGGTAATTAATCATGCAGTTGCAGATAAGCTTCACCTGGGCATTGGGGATAAAATAAAAATTAAGAATAAGGAATTAACCATCACCGGAATATCCAACGAAGAACAGGTGGATGAAGATGTACTCGGTATTTACATAAACCAGACGCTTGCCAAGCAGATGGCAGATAACAAATTAAGTGCTATCTATGCTCGGACTAATGGAGATCCAAAGACTGTTGCTGAGAGTACAGAAAAGCAGGTAAGTGGAGTTTCGGTTAAAACAAAATCAGAAAAGGTAGCTGAGGTTCAGGAATGGGCCAGTAAAGCACAGCTTTTCATGGGAGTTATTGCAGGTATAGCTCTGGTTGTGGGAATTATAAGCGTGGTAAATACCATGATGATGAGCGTCATGGAACGAACAAAAGAATTAGGAGTTTTAAAAGCCGTTGGATTTACAAACTGGGAACTGAAAGGAAGTATACTATTTGAATCAGGTTTATTAGGGTTCTTGGGATCTGTTGCCGGAGTTATTCTGGGCATCATCGGGGTAATTTTAATTGCAAAGATGCTGAATTTCACAGAATACATTCCAGCAATGATACCATTATGGTTAATTGGAAGTGTGATTGTGGGATCTACCATTTTAAGTATTTTAGCTGGACTTTATCCAGCAAGACGTGCTTCAAAATTGAATGTGGTGGAGGCGTTGAGGGATGAGTAA
- a CDS encoding fumarate hydratase: MSTKIRALVKDAVIKASTTFRDDQIEAYHRAIEKERNDNARWVLELLLENEKIASSNKVPLCDDTGIPHVLVELGHNTLFDPDLFHQINEGVVLGLKKLPGRPMAVYGDEIERIEQSQGLYNDPGKVIPPSVLVDTMDSEGIKIHVLMLGGGPEIRSHTYRVFHQRDHGNLFKEALTWMRSEIPKLGCTPCIPALGIGRTHYEASTLMLKAMTYGNLNHQSKIEKKITDSLNQTNIGALGLGGSVTALGAMVNVGPQRASGVRIVCMRPCCCVEPRKSSIYLSQDALE; this comes from the coding sequence ATGTCCACAAAAATCAGAGCCCTGGTTAAAGATGCCGTGATTAAGGCCAGTACAACATTCAGAGACGACCAGATCGAGGCTTATCACAGGGCAATTGAAAAGGAAAGAAATGATAATGCCCGCTGGGTTCTGGAGTTACTCCTGGAAAATGAGAAAATAGCCAGTAGTAATAAAGTTCCCCTCTGCGATGACACGGGAATACCCCACGTACTGGTAGAATTAGGACATAACACACTGTTTGATCCTGATCTATTCCATCAGATAAATGAGGGTGTGGTTTTAGGTCTTAAAAAACTCCCGGGAAGACCAATGGCAGTTTATGGTGATGAAATAGAAAGGATTGAACAGAGTCAGGGACTTTACAATGATCCTGGAAAAGTAATACCCCCATCCGTTTTGGTTGATACAATGGATAGTGAGGGCATTAAAATTCATGTACTGATGTTAGGCGGCGGTCCAGAGATAAGGAGTCACACTTATCGTGTTTTTCACCAGCGGGATCATGGAAACCTTTTTAAGGAAGCGCTTACATGGATGAGATCAGAGATTCCTAAGTTGGGGTGCACACCATGCATCCCAGCACTGGGCATTGGAAGAACCCACTATGAAGCTTCAACATTGATGCTAAAGGCAATGACCTACGGGAACCTCAATCATCAATCCAAAATTGAAAAAAAGATAACAGATTCCTTGAATCAAACCAATATAGGTGCCCTTGGTCTGGGGGGTTCAGTCACTGCCCTGGGGGCAATGGTGAATGTAGGACCACAAAGGGCCAGTGGAGTTCGTATCGTATGCATGCGCCCCTGTTGTTGTGTTGAACCAAGAAAATCATCTATTTATCTTTCACAAGATGCACTGGAGTGA
- a CDS encoding tRNA(Ile)(2)-agmatinylcytidine synthase has protein sequence MNDVDMNSDLYNIYVGMDDTDSASGMCTTYICSVIMDRLKACGFRVDGPPRLIRLNPFAPHKTRGNGAVSFKMVLKSKEDVETAKNLILKMVNELAVMEDPKTNPGVVFYEGEVTPELQDYALRTIRTIVTQEEAEKLAEKVGAEIFKFKKGRGIIGSLAAIGCPLTDATYELLAYRDPSNYGEKRRVDPESVLEMNQETYPDTFDNIDDGYMAITPHTPCPVLYGIRGETKEAVKKAHEIVKVSEPIESFRVFLTNQHTDLHLQKIDAISQMNQFQCYIVRGTVKNQPVVIEGGHVIFTLDDESGEVECAAYEPTKEFRDVVRDLAPGDQVEVYGGIGNKGTLNVEKIKIMALEPQYEYLNPICECGKRMKSAGKGKGYKCPQCGSKIREDSKKGGEVKEVNNVKERREIERRIKTGFYEVPPSARRHLSKPLVRG, from the coding sequence ATGAATGATGTTGATATGAATTCTGACTTGTATAATATTTATGTAGGTATGGATGACACTGACTCTGCCAGTGGTATGTGTACTACATATATATGTTCTGTGATAATGGACCGACTTAAAGCTTGTGGTTTTAGAGTGGATGGTCCACCACGCCTGATACGCCTGAACCCATTCGCACCCCATAAAACAAGGGGAAATGGAGCAGTATCCTTTAAAATGGTTTTAAAATCAAAAGAAGATGTTGAAACTGCCAAGAATCTTATTTTGAAGATGGTAAATGAACTGGCTGTGATGGAAGACCCTAAAACCAATCCCGGTGTGGTATTTTATGAGGGTGAGGTAACTCCTGAACTTCAGGATTACGCCCTCAGAACCATCAGAACCATTGTAACCCAGGAAGAAGCTGAAAAGTTAGCAGAAAAGGTAGGGGCAGAGATATTCAAGTTCAAAAAGGGAAGGGGTATAATTGGGTCCCTGGCAGCCATTGGTTGTCCCCTGACTGATGCCACCTATGAATTGCTGGCCTACCGTGACCCCTCCAATTACGGTGAAAAAAGAAGGGTTGACCCGGAATCTGTCCTAGAAATGAACCAGGAAACATACCCCGATACCTTTGACAATATTGATGATGGTTACATGGCCATAACTCCACACACACCCTGCCCAGTGCTTTACGGGATTCGAGGGGAGACAAAAGAAGCAGTTAAAAAAGCCCATGAAATTGTGAAGGTATCAGAACCCATTGAATCCTTCAGGGTGTTTTTAACCAACCAGCACACTGATCTGCACCTGCAAAAAATAGATGCCATTTCCCAGATGAACCAGTTCCAGTGCTACATTGTTCGGGGAACTGTTAAAAACCAACCAGTGGTTATTGAAGGAGGCCACGTTATTTTCACCCTAGATGATGAATCTGGAGAGGTAGAATGTGCAGCCTATGAACCTACCAAGGAGTTCCGTGATGTGGTACGTGATCTGGCCCCTGGAGACCAGGTGGAAGTCTACGGTGGAATCGGAAATAAAGGAACCCTCAACGTAGAAAAGATCAAAATCATGGCTCTAGAACCACAATATGAATATTTGAATCCTATATGCGAATGTGGAAAGCGTATGAAGTCCGCAGGGAAAGGTAAAGGTTATAAATGCCCTCAGTGCGGTAGTAAAATACGTGAAGACTCTAAAAAAGGTGGAGAAGTTAAAGAAGTAAATAATGTAAAAGAAAGAAGGGAAATTGAAAGAAGAATTAAAACTGGATTTTATGAGGTTCCACCTTCTGCACGTCGCCATTTAAGTAAACCATTGGTTAGAGGCTGA
- a CDS encoding peptidase, producing the protein MDTRNFLNKIGINKVDDNLPDSSKRFPDGAQYRFEVPGIQKPGALEGLLEAVDKYEVMVHRVTQTKGIMLLTDREILEMADLARDARMELFLSVGPRAPYDTSASAKTKEGARIGYRLRGYDNLTYAIEDVKRAVDLGVRGIVVYDEGLLWVLGKMREEGELPADVHFKVSAHCGHGNPASAHLLEMIGADSFNPVRDLQIAMLAAIRQSIDIPLDIHTENPQSSGGFIRHYEAPEIIKKTCPVYLKTGGAVAAHHGYDTTRKEAGERARQVLLVQSMINRFYPEAVISKKGVGDLAIPK; encoded by the coding sequence ATGGACACTCGTAACTTTTTGAATAAAATTGGAATCAATAAAGTAGATGATAATTTACCGGATTCAAGTAAAAGGTTCCCAGATGGTGCTCAGTATCGTTTTGAAGTCCCTGGAATCCAGAAACCCGGAGCTCTGGAGGGTCTTCTGGAAGCCGTGGATAAATACGAGGTCATGGTACACCGGGTGACCCAGACCAAAGGAATAATGCTCTTAACTGACAGGGAAATCCTGGAAATGGCCGATTTGGCCCGTGATGCCAGGATGGAACTTTTTTTAAGTGTTGGTCCCCGTGCTCCCTACGATACCAGTGCCTCGGCTAAAACCAAGGAAGGTGCCAGGATAGGTTACAGGCTTAGAGGTTATGATAACCTCACCTATGCTATTGAGGATGTTAAAAGGGCCGTGGATCTTGGTGTGAGGGGAATAGTGGTCTATGATGAGGGGCTCCTCTGGGTTCTGGGTAAAATGCGTGAAGAAGGAGAACTACCCGCAGATGTGCACTTTAAGGTTTCAGCCCACTGTGGTCATGGAAATCCTGCCTCTGCGCATCTTTTAGAGATGATTGGTGCTGATTCATTTAACCCTGTGCGGGATCTGCAGATAGCAATGTTAGCTGCAATAAGACAATCCATTGACATTCCACTGGATATCCACACAGAAAATCCACAATCTTCCGGAGGTTTCATCCGGCATTACGAAGCACCTGAAATTATCAAGAAAACATGCCCAGTGTATCTTAAAACAGGAGGCGCAGTTGCGGCTCATCATGGCTACGATACCACCCGGAAGGAAGCAGGTGAAAGAGCAAGGCAGGTTTTACTGGTTCAGAGCATGATTAACCGTTTCTATCCTGAAGCAGTGATCTCTAAAAAGGGAGTAGGAGATCTAGCTATACCTAAGTAA
- a CDS encoding citryl-CoA lyase yields MAIGRESVENLLKLTKPKWRTSITKVEPNRIITRGYPQEDLIGNISFPEMVYLLLKGELPHEEQAKMLESVLVSFCDHGVTPPSTQVARIMASTGANMNTCVSGGISSFGKYHAGALERSMNILQKIIKEGINSEGPPTSSHELKNSALLIVEHFLKKGKKIPGYGHRFHDKDPRPGKLIETAKKYGCFGIHTELAVYIENLLLEMKGIHMNIDGANAGILSDMGFDWKHGTGLFIIGRVPALVSHIYEEKSVESPFRKFVDVEDIYFDGLECRDIHADRNELNTSK; encoded by the coding sequence ATGGCAATTGGAAGAGAGAGTGTGGAAAATTTATTAAAACTTACCAAGCCCAAGTGGAGAACCTCCATTACCAAGGTGGAACCTAATCGAATAATCACCAGAGGATACCCCCAGGAAGATTTGATAGGAAACATTTCATTCCCTGAAATGGTTTATTTACTCTTAAAAGGAGAACTTCCCCATGAAGAACAGGCCAAAATGTTAGAATCTGTTTTAGTCTCCTTCTGCGACCACGGAGTAACTCCTCCCAGCACCCAGGTGGCCAGGATCATGGCTTCCACCGGTGCCAATATGAACACTTGCGTTTCTGGAGGAATATCCTCCTTTGGAAAATACCATGCCGGTGCCCTGGAACGTTCCATGAATATTTTACAAAAAATAATCAAAGAAGGTATTAATTCCGAGGGCCCTCCTACATCCAGTCATGAACTGAAAAATTCGGCCCTATTGATAGTAGAACACTTCCTTAAAAAGGGTAAAAAAATACCAGGCTATGGACACCGTTTCCATGATAAAGACCCTAGGCCAGGTAAACTTATTGAAACAGCTAAAAAATATGGATGTTTTGGGATTCACACAGAATTAGCTGTTTATATTGAAAACTTGCTCTTAGAGATGAAGGGTATTCATATGAATATAGATGGTGCCAATGCAGGGATATTATCAGATATGGGATTTGATTGGAAACATGGCACTGGTTTATTTATCATAGGACGGGTCCCAGCACTAGTTTCCCACATATATGAAGAAAAATCTGTTGAAAGCCCATTTAGAAAGTTTGTTGACGTTGAAGACATTTATTTTGATGGATTAGAATGCAGAGATATTCATGCTGACAGAAATGAACTTAATACATCCAAATAA
- a CDS encoding ABC transporter ATP-binding protein has product MSKLIEFNNVWKTYKMGDGELNAIAGLDLSLEAGSFTAVMGPSGSGKSTFLHITGILDTPTRGTFRLNGKNTTKLSVKEQARLRRNEIGFIFQRFNLMSQLTVLENVMLPMIKEESQKAKKIIDLMGLNGKHDKRPGQLSGGEQQRVAIARALINDPSIILADEPTGELDTQNADSIMQILQDLNQNKGVSIVMVTHNPDAADFADEVLHMRDGILTSPRN; this is encoded by the coding sequence ATGAGTAAGTTAATAGAATTCAATAATGTATGGAAGACATATAAAATGGGTGATGGAGAATTAAACGCCATTGCAGGACTGGATCTTAGCTTGGAGGCGGGTTCTTTCACTGCTGTGATGGGTCCCTCTGGATCTGGAAAGTCAACTTTCCTCCACATTACCGGGATACTTGACACACCAACAAGGGGCACATTCCGGCTTAATGGTAAAAATACCACTAAATTATCGGTTAAAGAGCAGGCCAGACTTCGAAGGAATGAAATAGGATTCATATTCCAGAGGTTTAATCTCATGTCTCAGCTCACAGTCCTGGAGAATGTCATGCTACCCATGATAAAAGAAGAATCCCAAAAAGCTAAAAAAATAATAGACCTCATGGGATTAAATGGAAAACACGATAAACGCCCTGGACAACTTTCAGGAGGAGAACAACAGCGTGTAGCAATTGCCAGGGCTCTTATAAATGATCCCTCAATTATCTTGGCTGATGAACCAACAGGAGAACTTGATACCCAGAATGCAGATTCAATAATGCAAATACTTCAAGATCTAAATCAAAACAAGGGTGTGAGTATTGTAATGGTCACCCACAATCCAGATGCAGCGGATTTTGCCGATGAAGTTCTCCATATGCGTGATGGTATCCTCACCAGCCCTAGAAATTAA
- a CDS encoding V-type ATP synthase subunit H: MTTMSEAITTIKKAESDANKLIEDTEAKSSEMIQEAKSKSKETIAKAKEEANSDAEKITFEAETNAKKEAYQINNQTKEKVEITKDEATGMVDEAAEVIVKSIL; this comes from the coding sequence ATGACAACAATGTCAGAAGCTATAACAACAATAAAAAAGGCTGAAAGTGATGCCAATAAACTAATAGAGGACACAGAAGCCAAGTCTTCTGAAATGATCCAAGAAGCCAAATCTAAATCCAAAGAAACCATAGCAAAGGCCAAAGAAGAGGCCAACAGTGATGCAGAAAAGATCACTTTTGAAGCCGAAACTAACGCCAAAAAGGAAGCATATCAAATAAACAATCAAACCAAAGAAAAAGTAGAGATAACTAAAGATGAAGCTACCGGTATGGTTGATGAGGCTGCTGAAGTCATTGTAAAAAGCATATTATAG
- a CDS encoding winged helix-turn-helix domain-containing protein, with the protein MKKKFLWWLIVGTKGGKNRARIINELKERPYNIHQLAEVLELDYKTVQHHMGVLEESGVVTSSGEKYGRLYFLSDKMEENYDTFHEIWAQFQK; encoded by the coding sequence ATGAAAAAGAAATTTCTATGGTGGTTAATTGTAGGCACTAAAGGTGGTAAAAACCGTGCCAGGATAATTAATGAACTTAAAGAAAGGCCTTACAATATTCATCAGCTTGCAGAAGTTCTTGAACTTGATTATAAAACAGTTCAACATCATATGGGAGTACTGGAAGAATCAGGTGTTGTAACATCCAGTGGGGAAAAATACGGAAGATTGTACTTTCTTTCCGATAAAATGGAAGAAAACTATGATACATTCCATGAGATATGGGCCCAGTTTCAGAAATAA